The Pseudomonas allokribbensis genome has a window encoding:
- a CDS encoding YbfB/YjiJ family MFS transporter, with amino-acid sequence MHTSTALPERPDTSVWLAIFAGLCASLVSIGLARFAYTPLIPSLIQAQWFSAHDVVYLGAANLVGYLIGALLGRPLARRFTQRNALRLMMLAVTVAFFACAYPVSVSWYFGWRLLSGIAGGAIMVLVASTVLPHVPAARKGLASGAIFLGIGLGIAGSGTIVPLLLSLGLQATWLGLGALSLALTALSWFGWPSELPHVTTATAQVEPVEPTPSAVYLLFAQYAFMAAGLVPAMVFLVDYVTRGLGAGAHVGALIWVMYGLGAIVGPVSYGFLADHLGARTGIRLVLVVQAITLGLLAISHSFLALALLAVVLGSFPPGIVPLALARVHELVPDHHRQQVAWSRATVSFATFQALAGFAYSALFNAMGGQHVLLFVIAGGAIVIALILEHAIKLLPSSVEQRCCAQ; translated from the coding sequence ATGCACACTTCAACTGCTTTGCCCGAGCGTCCGGACACGAGTGTCTGGCTGGCGATCTTCGCCGGACTCTGCGCCAGCCTGGTCAGCATCGGTCTGGCGCGTTTCGCCTACACGCCGCTGATCCCTTCGCTGATTCAGGCGCAGTGGTTTTCCGCTCATGATGTGGTCTATCTCGGCGCGGCCAACCTGGTCGGTTACCTGATCGGCGCCCTCCTCGGCCGCCCGCTGGCACGCAGGTTTACCCAGAGAAACGCTCTGCGTCTGATGATGCTGGCGGTGACCGTGGCGTTTTTCGCCTGTGCGTACCCCGTGTCGGTGAGCTGGTATTTCGGCTGGCGCCTGCTGTCGGGAATCGCGGGAGGCGCGATCATGGTGCTGGTTGCCTCGACCGTATTGCCCCATGTACCGGCCGCGCGCAAGGGCCTGGCCAGTGGGGCGATTTTCCTCGGCATCGGTCTGGGCATCGCCGGCTCGGGCACGATCGTTCCGCTGCTGTTGAGTCTGGGCCTGCAAGCGACCTGGCTTGGATTGGGCGCGCTGTCGCTGGCGCTGACGGCATTAAGCTGGTTCGGCTGGCCCTCGGAGCTGCCCCATGTAACCACCGCAACGGCTCAGGTGGAGCCGGTCGAGCCGACACCGTCTGCTGTTTATCTGCTGTTTGCCCAGTACGCATTCATGGCCGCCGGGTTGGTGCCGGCCATGGTCTTTCTGGTGGATTACGTCACCCGTGGACTGGGCGCCGGGGCGCACGTCGGCGCGCTGATCTGGGTCATGTACGGTCTGGGTGCCATCGTCGGGCCGGTGAGTTATGGCTTTCTCGCCGATCATCTCGGCGCACGAACCGGCATTCGTCTGGTGCTGGTGGTCCAGGCGATCACCCTTGGTTTGCTGGCCATTTCGCATTCGTTCCTGGCGTTGGCGCTGCTGGCGGTGGTGCTCGGTTCGTTTCCGCCGGGCATTGTCCCGCTGGCGTTGGCAAGGGTGCATGAGCTGGTGCCGGATCATCATCGCCAACAGGTGGCGTGGAGCCGCGCCACGGTGTCGTTCGCCACGTTTCAGGCGCTGGCCGGATTCGCCTATTCGGCGCTGTTCAACGCCATGGGCGGACAGCACGTGCTGCTCTTCGTGATTGCCGGCGGTGCCATTGTGATCGCTCTGATACTTGAGCACGCCATAAAACTGCTGCCCTCCTCCGTCGAGCAACGCTGCTGCGCCCAATGA
- a CDS encoding LysR family transcriptional regulator: MNWDDARVFLAVCRESTLRGAARVLGVDQATVGRRITALEKSLGATLFLRTSEGYALTAVGEAALKSVEKMEHSALELERRIQGLDDRLTGSVRISTTDSLAIDFLIPAIAQLHEQHPDVRVHLDASTQILSLAKREADIAVRNTRPDNPDLIARRIARWPVGLFASQSYVDSHGVPAPGSAFEGHDLVVYQPYLQGNKDLTLVTEPVTRGRIVAGLSSSLLVRRSIAAGLGVGEIPVYMGERDGLVRLWPERTRPLPYEVWLVTHADLRHTARVRVVIEHIVEAFALENE; the protein is encoded by the coding sequence ATGAACTGGGATGACGCACGGGTGTTTCTTGCGGTTTGCCGCGAGTCGACATTGCGTGGCGCCGCGCGTGTACTGGGCGTGGATCAGGCGACGGTCGGGCGACGCATCACAGCACTGGAAAAGTCGCTGGGCGCGACCTTGTTTCTGCGCACCTCCGAGGGCTATGCACTGACGGCAGTCGGTGAAGCCGCGCTCAAGTCGGTGGAAAAAATGGAGCATTCGGCGCTGGAGCTGGAGCGGCGTATCCAGGGCCTGGATGATCGCCTGACCGGCAGTGTGCGAATCAGCACCACCGATTCGCTGGCCATCGATTTCCTGATTCCGGCCATTGCGCAGTTACACGAACAGCATCCGGACGTGCGCGTGCACCTGGACGCCTCCACGCAGATCCTCAGCCTGGCCAAACGTGAAGCGGACATCGCGGTGCGCAATACCCGCCCGGACAACCCGGACCTGATCGCCCGGCGCATCGCGCGCTGGCCGGTGGGGCTGTTTGCCTCGCAGAGCTATGTCGACAGCCATGGCGTGCCGGCGCCAGGCAGTGCGTTCGAGGGGCATGATCTGGTGGTGTACCAGCCGTATCTGCAAGGCAACAAAGACTTGACCCTGGTGACCGAACCCGTGACTCGCGGGCGTATCGTCGCCGGTCTGAGCTCCAGTCTGCTGGTACGACGCTCGATTGCCGCCGGACTGGGTGTAGGAGAAATCCCGGTCTACATGGGCGAACGCGACGGTCTGGTCAGGCTGTGGCCGGAGCGCACGCGTCCGTTGCCTTATGAAGTGTGGCTGGTGACCCACGCGGATTTGCGCCATACCGCGCGGGTCAGGGTGGTGATCGAGCACATTGTCGAGGCGTTTGCGCTGGAGAATGAGTAG
- a CDS encoding pirin family protein — translation MLTLRKASDRGLANHGWLKSFHTFSFASYRDPREQGFSDLLVINDDRVAAGKGFGQHPHRDMEIFSYVLEGALEHKDTLGTGSVIRPGDVQLMSAGSGVAHSEFNHSASKPVHFLQIWIVPDVSGAKPRYQQEHFSEQKKRGRLQLIISPEGTHGSLKVRQDARVYAGLFDGQESATLELPANRYAYVHVARGSVELNGVQLKEGDGVRVREEQALTLSNGQDAEVLVFDLRPQELPEMP, via the coding sequence ATGCTGACCCTTCGCAAAGCTTCCGACCGTGGTCTGGCCAATCATGGCTGGTTGAAGTCCTTCCACACCTTTTCTTTCGCCAGTTACCGCGACCCGCGTGAGCAGGGTTTCTCCGACCTGCTGGTGATCAACGATGACCGCGTCGCCGCCGGTAAAGGCTTCGGCCAGCACCCACACCGCGACATGGAGATTTTCTCCTATGTGCTCGAAGGTGCGCTGGAACACAAGGACACCCTGGGCACCGGCTCAGTCATCCGCCCGGGCGATGTGCAACTGATGAGCGCTGGCAGCGGCGTGGCCCACAGCGAGTTCAACCACTCGGCAAGCAAGCCTGTGCACTTCCTGCAGATCTGGATCGTGCCGGACGTCAGTGGTGCCAAACCGCGCTATCAACAGGAGCACTTCAGCGAGCAGAAAAAACGCGGTCGCCTGCAACTGATCATCTCGCCCGAAGGCACCCACGGCTCGCTCAAAGTGCGCCAGGATGCACGCGTGTATGCCGGGCTGTTCGATGGCCAGGAAAGCGCCACACTCGAACTGCCTGCAAACCGCTACGCCTATGTGCATGTTGCTCGCGGCAGCGTTGAACTGAACGGCGTGCAGTTGAAGGAAGGCGACGGTGTGCGGGTTCGTGAAGAACAGGCACTGACCCTGAGCAATGGCCAGGATGCCGAAGTACTGGTGTTTGATCTGCGGCCGCAGGAGTTGCCGGAAATGCCATGA
- a CDS encoding GlxA family transcriptional regulator, with the protein MKTVAMVLFPEFLLLDMAGPLEVFSVANRYLKPDAHYQLTLLGTERGPLRASNGVLVHTDRHIDEASDRYDLLLVPGGPGAYNEKCPPLLAWLQGAVGRAERYGSICTGAFVLGYAGLLDGYRVTTHWNYTERLIKGFPNADVATDQIFVEDRNLITSGGVTAGIDLALAVVARDHGKKLAQDVAKVLLVVMKRQGGQAQFSPLMAAVSPQETPITRVQNHVLEHLEESFTIERMASLANMSARHFARVFAREVNMTPMEFLQSARIDCARNLLETSDLPLKTVAYKSGFGSVRHMRFLFGEKLGLTPAQYREQFS; encoded by the coding sequence ATGAAAACCGTGGCAATGGTGTTGTTTCCCGAGTTTCTTCTGCTCGATATGGCCGGGCCGCTGGAAGTGTTTTCGGTTGCCAACCGATACCTGAAGCCGGACGCTCATTATCAACTGACGCTTCTGGGCACTGAGCGTGGGCCGCTGCGCGCCTCCAACGGCGTGCTGGTGCACACAGACCGGCACATCGACGAAGCCAGTGATCGCTATGACCTGCTGTTGGTGCCGGGCGGTCCCGGGGCCTACAACGAAAAATGCCCGCCGTTGCTGGCCTGGCTCCAAGGTGCGGTCGGCCGTGCCGAGCGCTACGGTTCGATTTGCACGGGGGCCTTTGTGTTGGGTTACGCCGGGTTGCTCGACGGTTATCGCGTGACCACCCACTGGAATTACACCGAACGCTTGATCAAGGGTTTTCCGAACGCGGATGTCGCCACCGACCAGATCTTTGTCGAGGACCGAAACCTGATCACGTCCGGCGGCGTCACGGCCGGCATCGATCTGGCACTGGCAGTGGTGGCCCGCGATCACGGCAAGAAACTCGCCCAGGACGTGGCCAAAGTGCTGTTGGTGGTGATGAAGCGTCAGGGCGGTCAGGCGCAATTCAGTCCGCTGATGGCGGCGGTTTCGCCCCAGGAAACGCCCATCACCCGGGTACAGAATCACGTTCTGGAACACCTTGAAGAAAGCTTCACCATCGAACGCATGGCAAGCCTTGCGAACATGAGCGCTCGTCATTTCGCCCGGGTGTTCGCTCGCGAGGTCAACATGACACCTATGGAGTTCCTGCAAAGTGCGCGCATCGATTGCGCTCGCAATCTGCTGGAAACCAGCGATCTGCCGTTGAAGACGGTGGCCTACAAAAGTGGTTTCGGCAGCGTGCGCCACATGCGTTTTCTGTTCGGCGAAAAGCTCGGGCTGACCCCGGCCCAGTATCGCGAACAGTTCAGCTAG
- a CDS encoding ATP-binding protein, translated as MNSLNELNSASVLHFGPYAFHLRQRLILEGDRQLRMGGRALDILQVLVERAGRVVSKEQLIALVWPTSVVEEINLRVHIAALRRALGDGENGQRYIVNVPQCGYSFVAPVHGDSVAQVVFESLQAPQHNLPARLTPVTGRDSLVGGLVRQLPLSRLITVTGPAGVGKSTVALRAAELLLQHFRDGVWRVDLSLIDEQTSLVDHLLHTLDIDFPTLATRHALLVLDNCDPLHEACRGLLETLLDAAPRLSILATSREPLRLALEVLQPLPPLTTPKTSALNSVDEVMDYSAVQLFVSRARARQHGFCLREQDLETVRDICRRLDGLPLAIELAAAQIDALALVGLQAQLDNGLQVLSHGRRTAVPRHQSMMAALDWSYQRLSEHEQRVLQRLSVFKMAFTLDAAIGVISCVQLPPSTMVAVVEQLAAKSLLTVDRSSGTLRYRMLNTTRRYAREQLEQGGELGDVERRHARYLGRTRSNSRPQLTAQFVEQ; from the coding sequence ATGAACAGCCTCAACGAATTGAACTCGGCGTCGGTCCTGCATTTCGGTCCGTACGCGTTCCATTTGCGCCAACGGCTGATCCTCGAAGGGGATCGGCAACTGCGCATGGGCGGTCGTGCGCTGGACATTCTGCAAGTGTTGGTCGAGCGTGCCGGCCGGGTGGTCAGCAAAGAGCAATTGATCGCGCTGGTATGGCCAACGTCGGTGGTCGAGGAGATCAATCTGCGGGTGCACATCGCGGCGTTGCGCCGGGCCCTGGGCGATGGCGAGAACGGACAGCGCTACATCGTCAATGTGCCGCAATGCGGGTACAGCTTCGTTGCACCGGTGCACGGCGACAGCGTCGCCCAGGTGGTGTTCGAAAGCCTGCAAGCTCCGCAGCACAATCTGCCCGCACGGCTGACGCCTGTCACCGGCCGCGATTCATTGGTCGGTGGTCTGGTGCGGCAATTGCCGCTGTCCCGACTGATAACGGTGACGGGACCTGCCGGCGTCGGCAAGAGCACCGTCGCGCTGAGAGCGGCGGAGTTGTTGCTGCAGCATTTTCGCGATGGCGTCTGGCGGGTGGATTTATCCCTGATCGACGAGCAAACCTCACTCGTCGATCATCTTTTGCATACCCTCGATATCGATTTCCCCACCCTGGCAACGCGCCACGCTTTGCTGGTGCTGGATAACTGCGACCCTCTGCACGAAGCCTGCCGGGGCTTGCTGGAGACCTTGCTCGACGCAGCGCCCCGTCTGTCGATCCTGGCCACCAGCCGCGAGCCGTTGCGTCTCGCCCTGGAGGTCCTCCAGCCATTGCCGCCCCTCACCACGCCTAAAACCTCGGCGCTCAACAGCGTCGACGAGGTCATGGATTATTCGGCGGTGCAACTGTTTGTCAGTCGCGCCCGTGCCCGTCAACACGGCTTCTGTCTGCGTGAGCAGGATCTGGAAACGGTGCGCGATATCTGTCGACGACTCGACGGCCTTCCGCTGGCGATTGAACTCGCGGCGGCGCAGATCGACGCACTGGCACTGGTCGGGTTGCAGGCGCAGCTGGATAACGGCCTGCAAGTCTTGAGTCACGGCCGCCGGACCGCCGTGCCACGTCATCAGTCGATGATGGCCGCACTGGACTGGAGCTATCAACGCTTGAGCGAGCACGAACAACGCGTGCTGCAGCGGTTATCGGTTTTCAAAATGGCGTTCACGCTGGATGCCGCCATCGGCGTGATCAGTTGCGTGCAACTGCCACCCTCGACGATGGTGGCTGTCGTTGAACAGTTGGCGGCCAAGTCGTTGCTGACGGTGGATCGATCCAGCGGGACGCTGCGTTACCGAATGCTCAATACCACTCGCCGCTATGCCCGTGAGCAACTGGAGCAGGGCGGCGAGCTGGGTGATGTCGAGCGTCGGCATGCGCGTTACCTGGGACGCACGCGATCGAACTCACGCCCGCAACTGACTGCGCAATTCGTCGAGCAATAA
- a CDS encoding ATP-binding protein has protein sequence MSLSPNQAIGFGPYRIHPGQRLVLEGDQPLRLGRRAMDILLILLANAGEVVSKQQLIAEIWPDSVVEDINLRVHMAALRKALGDGQAGQRYIVTVAQRGYSFVAPILLQSIEQRPATDPIGRHNLPLRRTRMIGRQPVVDSLMTQLPRQRCITLVGPGGIGKTTVALRVAEQLIGRYRDGIRLLDLAPLNDSGSICSHLAALLDLSLHDSEPMACLINSLRERQMLLVIDNCEHLIDAVALLSESILRGAPQVHILATSRESLRAEGEYVQRLESLDCPPPIAVLDRDQAMGFSALQLFVERAMAAHEHFEPGNADLPLIVEICRRLDGIPLALELAAAQVASLGLDGVLSQLQGSLPAGNQTHLGRHETLRATLDWSFNLLNGCEQTSLRRLGVFSGAFTLESAAAVIVGQHIEPGEVFASITQLVAKSLLNVEVGDEEVFYRLLDTTRRYALEKLDQAAELGETRERHAERCLALMHQAQADWENTPTEVWIERYARGLEDLRAALEWTLNDEGSRPLGVRLTATSAPLWQELSLLKEYGVHVRRALALLATSDEPCPRLEIALKLALGSACYHTWGGTPETIEAFVSARLLAQRHDDKAGQLRAVSGHMAVNLSCGHYRMALEQSEQFESLGLHGDAQLSLSTHRLRVLALHYAGDQHQARIHAEQVIQRMAHSGHLNRFTHGFGVQYDQSVASLTVLARVLWLQGFPEQAWRTARQALDIAVQINHGTSICYTLALASCLIAHYNGDGQNARALLQLLLEQAQKHSVLLFYTWARHYAQVIDAGKAPAIPPADSGLVREIMVTLDTGFVDDALLERAQSGAAGWSTAEILRARAERLLAAESPCHHTVESALQQSLVIAKTQGALAWELRSATSLAQLWQRQSRYREALELLTPVYQRFTEGYATPDLRKVRLLLDELRSQLRA, from the coding sequence TTGAGTCTTTCCCCGAATCAGGCCATCGGATTTGGCCCCTATCGGATCCACCCCGGCCAGCGGCTGGTGCTTGAAGGCGACCAGCCTTTGCGCCTGGGCCGCCGCGCCATGGACATTCTGCTGATCCTGCTGGCCAACGCCGGCGAGGTCGTGAGCAAGCAGCAATTGATCGCCGAAATCTGGCCGGACAGCGTGGTGGAAGACATCAACCTGCGAGTGCACATGGCCGCCCTGCGCAAGGCTCTCGGCGACGGTCAGGCCGGGCAGCGCTACATCGTCACGGTGGCGCAGCGCGGTTACAGTTTCGTCGCGCCGATCCTGCTGCAATCCATCGAACAACGCCCCGCAACCGACCCCATCGGTCGGCACAACCTGCCATTGCGTCGTACGCGGATGATCGGCCGTCAGCCGGTGGTCGACAGCCTGATGACGCAACTGCCGCGCCAACGCTGCATCACCCTCGTTGGCCCCGGCGGCATCGGCAAGACCACCGTGGCCTTGCGCGTCGCCGAACAGTTGATCGGCCGTTATCGCGACGGTATTCGTCTGCTGGATCTGGCACCGCTCAACGATTCCGGCTCGATCTGCTCGCACCTCGCCGCCCTGCTGGACCTTTCGCTGCATGACAGTGAACCGATGGCGTGCCTGATCAACAGCCTGCGCGAGCGCCAGATGCTGCTGGTGATCGATAACTGCGAGCACTTGATCGACGCCGTGGCACTGCTCAGCGAAAGCATTCTGCGTGGCGCGCCGCAGGTACACATTCTGGCCACCAGCCGCGAAAGCCTGCGCGCCGAGGGCGAATACGTGCAGCGTCTGGAATCACTCGACTGCCCGCCACCGATTGCGGTGCTGGACCGCGATCAGGCGATGGGATTTTCCGCGCTGCAGCTGTTCGTCGAACGGGCAATGGCCGCCCACGAACACTTTGAGCCGGGCAATGCCGACCTGCCCTTGATCGTCGAAATCTGCCGTCGGCTGGATGGCATCCCGCTGGCGCTGGAGCTGGCGGCCGCGCAGGTGGCGAGCCTTGGGCTGGACGGTGTGCTGAGTCAGCTTCAGGGAAGCTTGCCGGCGGGTAACCAGACTCACCTCGGCCGACATGAAACCTTGCGTGCCACGCTGGACTGGAGCTTCAACCTGCTCAACGGCTGCGAGCAGACCAGCCTGCGCCGACTGGGCGTGTTCAGTGGCGCGTTCACGCTGGAATCTGCGGCGGCGGTCATCGTCGGCCAGCACATCGAGCCCGGCGAAGTGTTCGCCTCGATCACGCAACTGGTCGCCAAGTCGTTGCTCAACGTCGAGGTCGGCGATGAAGAAGTGTTCTATCGCCTGCTCGACACCACCCGCCGCTATGCGCTGGAAAAACTCGACCAGGCCGCCGAACTCGGCGAAACCCGCGAGCGTCATGCCGAACGCTGCCTGGCGTTGATGCATCAGGCCCAGGCCGATTGGGAGAACACGCCGACCGAAGTGTGGATCGAGCGCTACGCCCGTGGCCTGGAAGACCTGCGGGCGGCGCTGGAGTGGACGCTGAACGATGAAGGCTCGCGCCCGCTCGGCGTGCGCCTGACGGCGACTTCGGCGCCGTTGTGGCAAGAGTTGTCCCTGCTCAAGGAGTACGGCGTTCATGTGCGCCGGGCACTCGCGTTGCTGGCGACATCCGACGAGCCCTGCCCGCGACTGGAAATCGCCTTGAAACTGGCCCTCGGCAGCGCCTGCTATCACACCTGGGGCGGCACACCGGAAACCATCGAAGCCTTCGTCAGCGCCCGCCTGCTGGCGCAACGGCATGACGACAAGGCCGGGCAATTGCGTGCGGTGTCGGGGCACATGGCGGTCAATCTCAGTTGCGGGCATTACCGGATGGCGCTGGAACAAAGCGAGCAATTCGAGAGCCTCGGCCTGCACGGCGATGCGCAGTTGTCCCTGAGCACCCACCGTTTGCGGGTGCTCGCCCTGCATTACGCCGGCGATCAGCATCAGGCGCGAATCCATGCCGAACAAGTCATTCAGCGCATGGCCCACAGCGGCCACCTCAACCGCTTCACCCACGGTTTCGGCGTGCAATACGATCAGAGCGTTGCTTCGCTGACCGTTCTCGCACGGGTGTTGTGGCTGCAAGGATTTCCCGAGCAGGCCTGGCGCACGGCGCGGCAGGCGCTGGACATCGCGGTACAGATCAACCACGGCACCTCGATCTGCTACACCCTGGCACTCGCCTCGTGCCTGATCGCCCATTACAACGGCGACGGGCAAAACGCCCGCGCGTTGCTGCAACTGCTGCTCGAACAGGCGCAAAAGCATTCGGTGCTGCTGTTCTACACGTGGGCGCGGCACTATGCGCAGGTGATCGACGCCGGCAAGGCTCCCGCGATACCGCCCGCCGATAGCGGCCTGGTCAGGGAAATCATGGTCACACTGGACACCGGTTTCGTTGATGATGCATTGCTCGAACGAGCACAAAGCGGCGCGGCTGGCTGGAGCACCGCGGAAATCCTGCGAGCTCGGGCCGAGCGATTGCTGGCCGCTGAATCGCCCTGCCATCACACCGTCGAAAGCGCCTTGCAGCAATCGCTTGTGATTGCGAAGACGCAAGGCGCCCTGGCGTGGGAACTGCGCAGTGCGACATCGCTGGCTCAGTTGTGGCAGCGCCAGTCGCGCTACCGCGAAGCACTGGAGTTACTGACACCGGTCTACCAGCGCTTCACCGAAGGTTACGCCACCCCGGATTTGCGCAAGGTGCGCTTATTGCTCGACGAATTGCGCAGTCAGTTGCGGGCGTGA
- a CDS encoding flavodoxin family protein, with protein sequence MSKVVVVYHSGYGHTRVMAQAVAQGVERHVGSTCLLLAVEDVETHWDDLHRADAIIFGAPTYMGSASAAFKQFMEATASFYLARPWRNKLAAGFTNSGSLCGDKLNTLLQLAVFAAQHSMIWVGLDLLPARAHAGAFDGQLNRLGSSLGAMSQSSVEQPPEQAPPLEDQQTAAHLGERVARLAQRMARE encoded by the coding sequence ATGAGCAAGGTAGTGGTGGTCTATCACAGTGGCTACGGGCACACCCGCGTCATGGCCCAGGCTGTGGCTCAGGGTGTGGAACGCCACGTGGGCAGCACCTGCCTGTTGCTGGCCGTGGAAGACGTGGAAACCCACTGGGACGACTTGCACCGTGCCGACGCCATCATCTTCGGCGCGCCGACCTACATGGGCAGCGCTTCGGCGGCGTTCAAGCAGTTCATGGAGGCCACGGCCTCGTTCTATCTTGCCCGGCCGTGGCGCAACAAACTCGCGGCGGGCTTCACCAACTCCGGCAGCCTGTGTGGCGACAAACTCAATACCCTGCTGCAACTGGCGGTGTTCGCCGCCCAGCATTCGATGATCTGGGTCGGGCTCGATCTGTTGCCGGCACGTGCACATGCTGGTGCCTTCGATGGTCAATTGAATCGCCTCGGCAGCTCCCTCGGCGCCATGTCCCAATCCTCGGTCGAACAACCGCCCGAACAGGCACCGCCGCTGGAAGACCAGCAGACCGCCGCGCACCTGGGCGAGCGGGTGGCACGGCTGGCTCAGCGGATGGCGCGGGAATGA
- a CDS encoding helix-turn-helix domain-containing protein: MAHSQQTVALAPASEPRKINTGGLSPQRERLVKQLILERLGDSLEVTELANACALSRSHFSRAFKCSTGYSPQDWIRAQRIARAKLLIQHTNHSLTQISLECGFCDQAHFCHIFTRSEGINPFAWRCQVMKNR, encoded by the coding sequence ATGGCTCATTCACAGCAAACCGTCGCCCTCGCCCCTGCCAGCGAACCCCGCAAGATCAACACCGGTGGCCTCAGCCCGCAGCGCGAACGCTTGGTGAAACAACTGATCCTCGAACGCCTCGGCGACAGCCTTGAAGTCACCGAACTGGCCAACGCTTGCGCACTGTCGCGCAGTCACTTTTCCCGGGCGTTCAAGTGCAGCACCGGGTACTCGCCGCAAGACTGGATCCGCGCCCAGCGCATTGCCCGGGCCAAACTGTTGATCCAGCACACCAACCACAGCCTCACGCAGATCAGCCTGGAATGCGGCTTCTGCGATCAGGCGCACTTCTGCCACATCTTCACGCGCAGCGAAGGGATCAATCCGTTTGCCTGGCGTTGTCAGGTCATGAAAAACCGCTGA
- a CDS encoding LysR family transcriptional regulator produces the protein MNRNDLRRVDMNLLVIFEALMFEKNLTRVAEKLFMGQPAVSAALGRLRDLFDDPLLLRNGRGMEPTARALAILQELQPAMDVISGAVSRAKEFDPATSCDVFRIGLSDDAEFGLFPPLLRQLQEEAPGIVVVVRRANYLLMPTLLASGEISVGVSYTTDLPANAKRKKLRDIPCKVLRGDDRPGPLTLDEYCERPHAMVSFSGDLSGNIDVDLAKVGRSRRVVLGVPQFSGLRALLAGTEMIATVPDYAACALVEGCALRAEDPPFPIDAAQLSMAWSGVHDNDPAEKWLRSRISQFMSVTLDIPAA, from the coding sequence ATGAACCGAAACGATCTGCGCCGCGTCGACATGAACCTGCTGGTGATTTTCGAAGCGTTGATGTTCGAAAAGAACCTGACCCGCGTCGCCGAAAAACTGTTCATGGGCCAACCGGCGGTGAGCGCAGCACTGGGCCGTTTGCGCGATCTGTTCGACGATCCGCTGCTGCTGCGCAACGGTCGCGGCATGGAGCCGACGGCGCGGGCGCTGGCGATTCTTCAGGAGCTGCAACCGGCGATGGACGTGATTTCCGGCGCGGTCAGCCGGGCCAAGGAATTCGATCCTGCGACCAGTTGCGACGTGTTCCGCATCGGCCTGTCGGATGACGCCGAGTTCGGTCTGTTTCCACCGCTATTGCGCCAGTTGCAGGAAGAGGCGCCGGGGATCGTGGTCGTGGTGCGCCGCGCCAACTACCTGCTGATGCCGACGCTGTTGGCGTCTGGGGAAATCTCCGTCGGCGTGAGCTACACCACCGATCTGCCGGCCAACGCCAAGCGCAAGAAGCTGCGCGACATTCCCTGCAAAGTCCTGCGCGGCGATGATCGCCCGGGCCCGCTGACCCTCGACGAATACTGCGAGCGGCCTCATGCGATGGTGTCGTTCTCGGGGGATTTGAGCGGCAACATTGACGTGGACCTGGCCAAGGTCGGCCGCAGCCGCCGGGTGGTGCTCGGGGTGCCACAGTTCAGTGGCTTGCGCGCGCTGCTGGCGGGCACCGAGATGATCGCGACCGTGCCGGATTACGCGGCGTGTGCATTGGTCGAAGGTTGTGCGTTGCGGGCTGAAGATCCGCCGTTTCCGATTGATGCGGCGCAACTGTCGATGGCGTGGAGCGGGGTACATGACAACGATCCGGCGGAGAAATGGTTGCGGTCGCGGATCAGTCAGTTCATGTCGGTGACGCTGGATATACCGGCGGCTTAG
- a CDS encoding DUF6124 family protein has protein sequence MIKPTPNPPETDTTSPYETLDSRKLHEAAERALDHYLNPLLPRKPVLKPNTMYKIAPGIEREELLANACETLTSAKVMANDFAGMLDGPQRHVLLGIAQLIMLGELAVNRVLDTLELPADASV, from the coding sequence ATGATCAAACCCACGCCAAACCCACCTGAAACCGATACAACCTCGCCCTACGAAACCCTCGACTCCAGGAAACTCCACGAAGCCGCCGAACGCGCGCTCGATCATTACCTCAATCCGCTCCTCCCGCGAAAACCCGTGCTCAAACCCAACACCATGTACAAGATCGCCCCCGGCATCGAGCGCGAAGAACTGCTGGCCAACGCCTGTGAAACCCTGACCTCGGCCAAAGTCATGGCCAACGACTTCGCCGGAATGCTCGACGGCCCGCAGCGACATGTGTTGTTGGGGATTGCGCAGTTGATCATGTTGGGGGAGCTGGCGGTGAACAGAGTGCTGGATACCCTGGAGCTGCCAGCTGACGCGAGCGTTTGA